A part of bacterium genomic DNA contains:
- the coaD gene encoding pantetheine-phosphate adenylyltransferase, translating to MVKTAIYPGTFDPVTNGHIDLMVRALKIFDRLIVAVAVNDRKTPLFTLEERVELLKKCAPRSSKIKITSFDGLLVDYARSQKATALVRGLRAVSDFEYEFQMALMNRKLDKNIETIYLMPSEQYTCLNSGLVKEVARMGGRLDGLVPAPVSQMLKRKYQNLKERKIIKCL from the coding sequence ATGGTTAAAACCGCCATCTATCCCGGCACTTTCGATCCGGTCACCAACGGGCATATCGATCTGATGGTGCGGGCTTTGAAGATATTCGACCGGCTGATCGTGGCCGTGGCCGTCAATGACCGCAAGACCCCGCTGTTTACCCTGGAGGAAAGGGTGGAGCTGCTGAAAAAATGCGCTCCCCGGTCGTCAAAAATCAAGATCACCAGTTTCGACGGACTGCTGGTGGATTATGCCCGGAGCCAGAAGGCCACCGCCTTGGTGCGGGGCCTGCGGGCGGTGTCCGACTTTGAATACGAGTTCCAGATGGCCCTGATGAACCGCAAACTGGACAAGAACATCGAAACCATTTACCTGATGCCCTCGGAACAATATACCTGTCTCAATTCCGGACTGGTCAAGGAGGTGGCCAGAATGGGAGGCAGGCTGGACGGCCTGGTGCCGGCCCCGGTATCCCAGATGCTCAAACGGAAATACCAGAACTTAAAAGAACGGAAAATAATCAAATGCCTATAG